Proteins encoded in a region of the Sphingomonas sp. HMP9 genome:
- a CDS encoding DnaJ C-terminal domain-containing protein yields MADPYKTLGVARDATEADIKKAYRKLAKELHPDRNKDNPKASERFSTVTNAYDLLNDKDKRARFDRGEIDGDGNPASPFGFGGGGGGRPQPGGFRSEGYETGAGGADMSDIFEGLFGGAQRGGGGGFSGGFGRRPQPKGENVAYRLQVPFVEAAALEPQRVTLSDGKTLDLKLPAGVETGTQMKLAGKGEQGPGGTGDAILTIEVQPHKFFTRDGDDVRLELPITLAEAVLGGSIKAPTVDKPVMLTIPKGTTSGKTLRLKGKGFHKKGGTRGDQLVTLMIDIPSSDAALTAFVESWDGREAGNPRGAMGV; encoded by the coding sequence GTGGCCGATCCGTACAAGACTCTGGGTGTAGCGCGCGACGCGACCGAAGCCGACATCAAGAAGGCGTATCGCAAGCTTGCGAAAGAGCTTCATCCCGATCGCAACAAGGACAATCCGAAGGCGTCGGAAAGGTTCAGCACGGTCACCAACGCGTACGACCTGCTCAACGACAAGGACAAGCGCGCCCGGTTCGACCGCGGCGAGATCGACGGCGACGGCAACCCCGCGTCGCCGTTCGGGTTCGGTGGCGGCGGCGGCGGACGACCCCAGCCCGGCGGCTTCCGCAGCGAAGGCTATGAGACCGGCGCCGGCGGGGCCGACATGAGCGATATCTTCGAAGGGCTGTTCGGCGGCGCGCAGCGGGGCGGTGGCGGCGGCTTCTCCGGCGGCTTTGGCCGGCGGCCGCAGCCCAAGGGCGAGAACGTCGCCTATCGCCTGCAGGTGCCGTTCGTCGAAGCCGCGGCGCTGGAGCCGCAGCGCGTCACGCTGTCGGACGGCAAGACGCTCGATCTGAAGCTTCCCGCTGGTGTCGAGACAGGCACGCAGATGAAGCTTGCCGGCAAGGGCGAGCAAGGCCCCGGCGGCACGGGCGATGCGATCCTGACGATCGAGGTCCAGCCGCACAAATTCTTCACGCGCGATGGCGACGACGTCCGGCTGGAGCTGCCGATCACGCTGGCCGAGGCGGTGCTGGGTGGTTCGATCAAGGCGCCGACGGTCGACAAGCCGGTGATGCTGACGATCCCCAAGGGGACTACCTCGGGCAAGACGCTGCGCCTCAAGGGCAAGGGTTTCCACAAGAAGGGCGGCACGCGGGGCGATCAGTTGGTGACGCTGATGATCGACATTCCGTCGAGCGATGCCGCGCTGACCGCGTTCGTCGAGAGCTGGGATGGGCGCGAGGCGGGGAACCCGCGGGGGGCCATGGGCGTCTGA
- a CDS encoding circularly permuted type 2 ATP-grasp protein, with protein sequence MATQSAPPLATAPDTAFDTAPDPTFDATVHAGRWIADYCARSTSADVLCPAADGSVDPAWPAMFAELAMVASDDLGHIRERVQRHAVDIGTGFRIADEPDERPWPVSPVPLLIEASEWAGIARGVIQRATVMETVIADLYGEGKLVADGHIPAALVTGSPFFLRPMVGLAPPGGRHLDFIAIDLGRGPTGEWRVLADHLRAPAGAGYALENRIAVGRTLGGLQDRLNVQRHAPFFAAFRAGIAAMCKRTDPRIGLLTPGRFNPSYPEQAHLARYLGLLLVEGADLAALEDKVYVRTIGGLKRIDALWRRLDPRLLDPLAFDTHSQIGVPGLIDAYAAGNVVLSNAPGSAVLEAPAFSAFLPNLAKSLLGEDLLLPNIATWWCGQTAAKGSVEANFDRLLIGPAFHARPLGMTGGPTVGADITGDARAALLADMANRPQDYVGQELVQLSTMPVVVGDELVPRPFTLRVFAARGGDGEWTVLPGGFARIGEHPDARAAVMGEGIWSADVCVYGAEPVAPVSLLTAADSLQVRRNPGTLPSRVADNFYWLGRYLERGEALLGAIRVMLGNSIDADGGAGLSQTTVGKLVGLIVGAGSAPHPPSLRRADLTALARTAMEDEAWQSILTLNRHAREIGEGSRDRLSADMVRLLEAPFPTHRGMLERAGSLQRRYAAIAGLSAEHMGRTAAWRFHDLGRRVERAMAMARAIRLFGMPGASPDDLSVLLDLADSQISYRQRYPTGIARVPVIDLVALDPGNPRSLAFSAERIAARLAELPVLSDDEMAEPQQAQATGLQAIVATATAAALDAETLGDIERRLGAVSDALARRYFLQGAEPLRTSGLTLA encoded by the coding sequence ATGGCGACGCAATCCGCGCCCCCGCTGGCTACGGCGCCCGACACGGCATTCGACACGGCGCCCGACCCGACATTCGACGCGACGGTCCACGCCGGCCGTTGGATCGCCGACTATTGCGCGCGCAGCACCAGCGCCGACGTGCTGTGCCCGGCTGCCGATGGCAGCGTCGATCCGGCGTGGCCGGCGATGTTCGCCGAGCTGGCGATGGTCGCCTCGGACGATCTCGGCCATATCCGCGAACGCGTCCAGCGGCATGCGGTCGACATCGGCACGGGCTTTCGCATCGCCGACGAACCCGATGAGCGCCCCTGGCCCGTCTCGCCCGTCCCGCTGCTGATCGAGGCCAGCGAATGGGCGGGCATCGCGCGCGGCGTGATCCAGCGCGCGACGGTGATGGAGACGGTGATCGCCGATCTGTACGGCGAGGGAAAGCTGGTCGCGGACGGCCATATCCCCGCCGCGCTCGTCACCGGCAGCCCGTTCTTCCTGCGGCCGATGGTCGGGCTCGCCCCACCGGGCGGCCGCCATCTCGATTTCATCGCGATCGATCTGGGCCGAGGACCGACCGGCGAATGGCGCGTGCTCGCCGATCACCTGCGCGCGCCCGCGGGTGCCGGCTATGCGCTCGAGAACCGCATCGCGGTCGGCCGTACGCTCGGTGGGTTGCAGGATCGGCTCAACGTCCAGCGGCACGCGCCGTTCTTCGCCGCGTTCCGCGCGGGAATCGCGGCGATGTGCAAGCGGACCGACCCGCGGATCGGGCTGCTGACGCCCGGCCGCTTCAACCCGAGCTATCCCGAACAGGCGCATCTCGCGCGGTATCTGGGGCTGCTGCTGGTCGAGGGCGCAGATCTCGCCGCGCTCGAGGACAAGGTCTATGTCCGCACGATCGGCGGGCTCAAGCGGATCGATGCGTTGTGGCGGCGGCTCGATCCGCGGCTGCTCGACCCGCTGGCGTTCGATACGCATTCGCAGATCGGCGTGCCCGGCCTGATCGACGCCTATGCCGCGGGCAACGTTGTGCTGTCGAACGCGCCGGGCTCGGCGGTACTGGAGGCGCCCGCCTTCTCGGCATTCCTGCCCAATCTCGCCAAGTCGCTGCTCGGCGAGGATCTGTTGCTGCCCAACATCGCGACCTGGTGGTGCGGGCAGACCGCGGCGAAGGGCAGCGTGGAGGCGAATTTCGACCGCCTGCTGATCGGTCCGGCCTTCCATGCCCGCCCGCTCGGCATGACCGGCGGTCCGACCGTGGGCGCCGATATCACCGGTGACGCGCGCGCGGCGCTCCTGGCCGACATGGCGAACAGGCCACAGGATTATGTCGGGCAGGAACTGGTCCAGCTCTCGACGATGCCGGTCGTCGTCGGCGACGAACTCGTGCCCCGCCCCTTCACGCTGCGCGTGTTTGCGGCACGCGGCGGCGACGGCGAATGGACCGTGTTGCCCGGCGGGTTCGCGCGGATCGGCGAGCACCCGGATGCGCGCGCGGCGGTGATGGGCGAAGGCATCTGGTCCGCCGATGTCTGCGTCTATGGCGCAGAGCCGGTCGCCCCGGTCTCGCTGCTGACCGCTGCGGATTCGCTCCAGGTGCGCCGCAATCCGGGGACGTTGCCGAGCCGGGTGGCGGACAATTTCTACTGGCTGGGCCGCTATCTGGAACGCGGCGAGGCGCTGCTCGGCGCGATTCGGGTCATGCTGGGCAATTCGATCGACGCGGATGGCGGCGCGGGGTTGTCCCAGACGACGGTCGGCAAGCTGGTCGGGCTGATCGTCGGCGCCGGCAGCGCGCCGCATCCGCCGAGCTTGCGCCGCGCCGACCTGACCGCACTCGCCCGCACCGCGATGGAGGACGAGGCGTGGCAGTCGATCCTGACGCTCAACCGGCACGCGCGCGAGATCGGCGAAGGCTCGCGCGATCGGTTGTCGGCGGACATGGTGCGGCTGCTCGAAGCGCCCTTCCCTACGCATCGCGGGATGCTCGAGCGCGCGGGGTCGCTGCAACGGCGCTATGCGGCGATCGCGGGGCTATCGGCGGAGCATATGGGGCGGACCGCGGCGTGGCGGTTCCACGATCTCGGGCGGCGGGTCGAGCGCGCGATGGCGATGGCGCGCGCGATCCGGTTGTTCGGGATGCCGGGGGCCTCGCCCGACGACCTGTCGGTGCTGCTCGACCTCGCCGACAGCCAGATCAGCTATCGCCAGCGTTATCCGACCGGGATCGCGCGCGTGCCGGTGATCGATCTGGTCGCGCTCGATCCGGGCAATCCGCGATCGCTGGCGTTCTCGGCGGAGCGGATCGCCGCGCGGCTGGCGGAACTGCCGGTGCTGAGCGACGACGAGATGGCGGAACCGCAACAGGCGCAGGCGACCGGGCTGCAGGCGATCGTGGCGACCGCGACGGCGGCGGCGCTGGATGCCGAGACGCTGGGCGATATCGAGCGCCGGCTGGGCGCGGTGTCGGACGCGCTGGCGCGGCGCTATTTCCTGCAGGGTGCCGAGCCGTTGCGGACCAGTGGGCTGACCTTGGCATGA
- a CDS encoding transglutaminase family protein, giving the protein MIYDIRHVTTFDYGASVKFARCNLRLKPIDWPGQHLDTYALSVHPAGRTSAARAEAGLANVTRLVVDSPVRHLTIESRSRMTVDRLVPIPDASDPTLGEIAAMARASTDLSAASPANYIYPSPLIPLDQAIADYCAIDLDPSRGALEAGIALARRIQQEFEFDADATLVDTPPHEAFLQRKGVCQDFAQIMITGLRAAGLPAAYASGYIRTIPPEGQPRLVGADATHAWVLLWCGPVRGWVGVDPTNGIWMASDHIVMAIGRDYAEIAPVDGVVLGSGAQNMDVSVDVAPLDEAALA; this is encoded by the coding sequence ATGATCTACGATATTCGCCACGTCACGACGTTCGATTACGGCGCGAGCGTCAAGTTCGCGCGGTGCAATCTTCGGTTGAAGCCGATCGACTGGCCGGGGCAGCACCTCGATACCTATGCGCTTTCGGTCCACCCGGCGGGGCGGACCAGCGCCGCGCGCGCGGAGGCGGGGCTCGCCAATGTCACGCGGCTGGTGGTCGACAGCCCGGTCCGGCATCTGACGATCGAGAGCCGGTCGCGGATGACGGTCGACCGGCTCGTACCCATCCCCGACGCGAGCGACCCGACATTGGGCGAGATCGCGGCGATGGCGCGGGCGAGCACCGATCTGTCCGCGGCGAGTCCCGCGAATTATATCTACCCGTCGCCGCTGATCCCGCTCGACCAGGCGATCGCGGACTATTGCGCGATCGATCTCGATCCGTCGCGCGGCGCGCTGGAGGCGGGGATCGCGCTCGCGCGGCGCATCCAGCAGGAATTCGAGTTCGATGCGGACGCGACGCTCGTCGACACCCCGCCGCACGAGGCGTTCCTGCAACGCAAAGGCGTGTGCCAGGATTTCGCGCAGATCATGATCACCGGCCTGCGCGCGGCAGGGCTGCCTGCGGCCTATGCGTCGGGCTATATCCGGACGATCCCGCCCGAGGGTCAGCCGCGCCTCGTCGGGGCGGATGCGACGCATGCGTGGGTGTTGCTGTGGTGCGGGCCGGTGCGCGGCTGGGTCGGCGTCGATCCGACCAACGGGATCTGGATGGCGAGCGACCATATCGTTATGGCGATCGGGCGCGACTATGCGGAGATCGCACCGGTCGACGGGGTCGTGCTCGGATCGGGGGCGCAGAACATGGACGTCAGCGTCGATGTCGCGCCGTTGGACGAGGCGGCGCTCGCCTGA